The following proteins are co-located in the Pseudomonas sp. DY-1 genome:
- a CDS encoding retention module-containing protein yields MAGSIGVVRQVVGEVFAVAADGSRRLLTEGDRVFAGEQLVTGAQGAVAVALANGQELVLGRDSSMPLNNALLAGAPDATQPGTDSAPATPSQQDLTDVEKLQAAIEAGVDPTKAAEATAAGPGGGAGGGNAGGGHSFVLLGETAGSVDPNIGFPTGPIAFAVEFPQPDTGIPDIPLVVPAVVPVNGVPTAVVDTQSVSEDQDGVQGNVLDNDDGGPDLPTTFMSWQAPGAIGGPGGSLLLNTPYGVVTLNPDGSYSFVLNNGTPAVEGLAEGQSVNISVGYGIQDSNGDQSTANLIITIVGSNDIPTIEVSSPDAQGGLAQVFEKGLADGSSAGDGSTVTTGSFNVADSDGLANLKTLSVGSLTVDLTTSGFASLVGQSFTTAHGTVLITGYSDGTYSFSYTLTGATADAAGPETDGFLINVDDGLATASATVTIEIVDDVPTATPTAAASPRMASRRACPAMCWTTTPAVPTSRRPSPAGTAWPVLRPAKAAACW; encoded by the coding sequence ATGGCTGGATCAATCGGGGTCGTTCGGCAGGTCGTAGGGGAAGTCTTCGCAGTCGCTGCGGACGGTTCGCGCCGCTTGCTCACCGAAGGCGACCGGGTTTTCGCGGGTGAGCAACTGGTCACTGGCGCCCAAGGCGCGGTGGCCGTGGCTCTGGCCAACGGCCAGGAACTGGTGCTCGGCCGCGACAGCAGCATGCCGCTGAACAACGCGCTGCTGGCCGGAGCACCCGATGCGACCCAGCCCGGCACTGACAGCGCACCGGCCACTCCCAGCCAGCAGGACCTGACCGACGTCGAGAAACTCCAGGCCGCTATCGAAGCAGGCGTCGACCCGACCAAGGCCGCCGAGGCCACTGCAGCTGGTCCCGGTGGCGGCGCTGGCGGTGGTAACGCTGGTGGCGGCCACTCCTTTGTGCTGCTAGGGGAAACGGCCGGCAGCGTCGACCCCAACATCGGTTTCCCCACAGGTCCCATCGCCTTCGCCGTGGAGTTCCCGCAACCGGATACCGGAATACCTGACATCCCGCTGGTGGTTCCAGCAGTTGTGCCGGTCAACGGCGTACCCACTGCCGTGGTTGACACCCAGAGCGTCAGCGAAGACCAGGACGGTGTGCAGGGCAATGTGCTGGACAATGACGATGGCGGTCCGGACCTGCCCACCACCTTCATGTCCTGGCAGGCCCCCGGCGCCATTGGAGGCCCCGGTGGCAGCTTGTTGCTGAACACTCCCTATGGGGTAGTGACCCTGAACCCCGACGGCAGCTACAGCTTCGTACTGAACAACGGCACCCCGGCGGTGGAGGGGCTCGCGGAAGGGCAGAGCGTCAACATCAGCGTTGGCTACGGCATACAGGACAGCAACGGTGACCAGAGCACCGCGAACCTGATCATCACCATCGTCGGCAGCAACGACATTCCCACCATCGAAGTCAGCAGCCCGGATGCCCAGGGCGGTTTGGCCCAGGTCTTCGAGAAAGGCCTTGCGGACGGCAGCAGCGCGGGTGACGGCAGCACGGTCACCACCGGCAGCTTCAACGTGGCCGACTCCGACGGCCTGGCCAACCTCAAGACCCTCAGCGTCGGCAGCCTGACCGTGGACCTCACCACCAGCGGTTTTGCCAGCCTGGTGGGACAAAGCTTCACCACCGCTCACGGCACCGTATTGATCACCGGCTACAGCGATGGCACCTACAGCTTCAGCTACACCCTGACCGGCGCGACGGCCGATGCCGCCGGTCCGGAGACGGACGGCTTCCTTATTAATGTGGACGATGGGCTGGCTACTGCCTCGGCCACGGTGACCATCGAGATCGTCGACGATGTGCCAACCGCCACCCCGACAGCGGCAGCCTCACCGAGAATGGCGAGCCGTCGAGCCTGTCCGGCAATGTGCTGGACAACGACACCGGCGGTGCCGACCAGCCGAAGGCCTTCACCAGCTGGAACGGCGTGGCCGGTGCTACGCCCGGCGAAGGCGGCAGCCTGCTGGTGA